The nucleotide sequence CCGCCAGCGCACCGACCACCGTGCCGTTGATCCGGATGAACTGCAGGTCACGACCGATGTGCGCCTCGATCTTCTTCGACGTGTCGTCCGCGTCCCAGCTCGCGACCGTGTCCGAGATCAGCGACGTGATCTCCGAGCGGTACGTGGAGACGACATACGCGGCGGCGTCCTCGATCCAGCCCTCCAGCTTCCCCTGGAGCCTGCTGTCCGTCGCCAGCCGCGCGCCCAGCGAGAGCAGCGAGGCGCGCGCCCGCAGGCGCAGTTCGCTGTGGTCGTCGTCCGCCGCCGAGATGATCATGGCGCGTACGGAGGACCAGGCCGAGGCGATGACGTCCTGTACCTCGGGCCGCGACAGCAGATCCGACTTCAGCCGCTCGACGCGCTCCTTCGTCTCGGCGTCCGACTGCAGGTCCGCCGCGAAGTCCACCAGGAAGCGGTCGATGGCGCCGCGCGCCGGGTGGGCGGGCATGTCGCGCATCTCGGTGAGGAAGCGCAGCAGCTCCTTGTAGACGCGGTCGCCGATCTTGCGGTCCACGAACCGCGGCGTCCAGCCGGGCGCGCCGCCCTGCACCGCGTCCATCACCGAGTCGCCGTGCATGACCAGCCAGTCGTGCGCGCGCGAGCAGATCAGGTCGACGGCGCGGTGGTGCGCCCCGTCCGCCACGACCTTGTCGAGGGTCTTGCCGATGCCGGGCGCGACCTCGGCCGCGTTCGCCCTGCGGGTGATCGCCTCGCCGACGACCGCCTGGACGTCGGAGTCGCGCAGCACGGTCAGGGCGCCGCGCAGCGCCGTGGAGAGCTCGGCGGTGACCCGGTCGGCGTGGTCGGGCTCCGCGAGCCAGGCGCCGAGCCTGCCGCCGATGCCGAGGGCGCGCAGCCGGGCCCGTACGACGTCGGCGGAGAGGAAATTCTCCCCGACGAACGCGCCGAGCGACGTCCCGAGCTGGTCTTTCTTGTTCGGGATGATCGCGGTATGCGGGATGCGCACGCCCAAGGGGTAGCGGAAGAGCGCCGTCACGGCGAACCAGTCGGCCAGCGCGCCGACCATGCCCGCCTCGGCCGCCGCAGCGACGTAGCCGGGCCAGCCGCCCACGCCCGAGTTCTTCGCCCAGGTCGCGAGTACGTAGACCACGGCGACCAGCAGCAACAGGCCGGTGGCGGTGGTCTTCATCCGGCGCACACCGCGGCGCTTCTCCTCGTCCGCCGCCGTGTACGAGAACGCCGGCAGCGGCGACCGCCCCCCGGGCCCCGGCCCTCCTGAACCGGGCCCCGACCGTCCTGAACCGGGCCCCGAGCCACCAGACCCTGACCCTCCGGACCCCGGCCCCACCGAGCCCGGCCCCGCGGAATTCGGCGCGCCGGGAACCTCCGGGGCCTCCGCGGCCTCTTCCCCTGTGCCCGCGTCCGCCGGGGCGCCGTCTCTTGACGCCTCGACCGGATTCGTACGTTCCATGCGCTCCACCCGTCCGCGTACGCATTCGTTCCTCAGACCTGCCCGTAAGACCTGCCCGTACGCATTGTCCCTCTTGAGGTACTCCCGGGGCGCACGACGAGTTCCCTCGTCATGTCGGATGATTGTCAGAGCAGTGAAGAGTGAGGGGAGCCGGGGGTATGACCAGAAGACACGGATATGCCCTGTTCGGGTCGCTCGTCGGGGTAGTGACCCTGGTGTGTGCAGCCATATTCGCCGGGTTCACCTTCCTCGGCCCCTCGCCCCTGCGCGCCACCGACCAGTCGAAGAACCCCGGCGAGACCCATAACCGGCTGAGCAGGGCGGCGCCCGCGGCGTCCGGCGCCTGGGTCGGCTCCTGGGCGGCGGCGCCCGCGGGGGCCGAGCCGGGGCTGCCGAACGGGCTCCCCGGCCGCTCCATCCGCAACGTGGTGCACACCAGCATCGGCGGCACCGGCGCCCGGATCACCTTCTCCAACCGTTTCGGCTCCGCGCCCCTCATGATCGGCCACGCCTCCGTGGCGCAGCAGTCGCAGCGGTCCGACCCCGGCAGCCGCAGCGGCGGCGCCCAGGCCCTCACCGGCACCATGCGGCGGCTGACCTTCGGCCGCCACGCGGTCGTGACGGTCGCCCCCGGCCGGCAGATCGTCAGCGACCCGGTGCGGCTGCGCGTCCCTGACGACAGCGACCTGCTGGTGACGCTGTACACACCGGTCGCGGGTGGCTCCGTCACCTACCACGCGCACGCCCAGCAGACCTCGTACCTCGCGACCGGCGACCGTACGGAGGACGCCGGCGGCGCCGCGTACACCCGGCCGACCACCCACTGGCGCTACGTCACCGGCGTCGACGTCCTGAACCAGCGCGCGCGGGGCGCCGTCGTCACCTTCGGCGACTCGATCACCGACGGCCAGGGCTCGGCGCAGGGCCGCAACCACCGCTGGCCCGACGTGCTCGCCGACCGGCTGCGCGAGAGCCGCTACGGCGTGCTCAACGAAGGCATCGGCGGCAACCAGCTGCTGAACGACGGACTCGCCAGGGGCGCGGGCCAGAGCGGCCTCGCCCGCTTCGACAGCGACGTGCTCGACCGGGCCGGCGTCAGGACCGTCGTCATCGACCTCGGCATCAACGACATCCTGCGCGGGCAGCAGCGCGACCCGTCCAGGATCACCGCGGGTCTCCGCGCGCTCACCCGGCGCGCACACGCCCACGGGCTGCGCGTGGTGGGCTCCACGCTGACCCCGATGGGCGGCCACATCGGTTTCGACGCCGGCCAGAGGGCCGTACGGGACCAGGTGAACGCCGCGATCCGGGCGGGCGGGATCTTCGACTCCGTCGTCGACTTCGACAAGGCGCTGCGCGACCCGTACGCCCCCGACCGGCTCGCGCCCCGCTACGACTCGGGCGACGGGCTGCACCCCAACGACGCCGGGTACGAGGCGATGGCGCACACCGTCGACCTGGCGCAGCTCACGGGCAAGGCGGCGGCCACACAGCTCTGACGGCGGTTACGACGGACAGCGCACCGGCCACGGACCACGTACCGGCCACAGGCCCGCGCGCACCGGCCACCGTCCACGTACCGGCCACAGGCCCGTGCCGACTACAGGCCGCGCACCGGCCACGGGCCACCTACCGGCCACCGGCCACGTACCGGCTACAACTCCTTGCGGGGCGACCTCTTCTTCTCCAGCCGGTCCCGCTCCCGCTGCTCCTTGAGCCGCCGCTTGTCCGCCTGCCGCAGTTTGCGGTCCACCCCGACCCCGCCCATCAGCGCGAACCCGGTCACGATCACCTTCGGCGAACCGGCGCTGATGCCGCCCTCGGCGCTGCTCCCCGACTCGCCGAAGCCGCCCATGAAGCCCCAGCCGGTGACCTCGACGTCCATGTCCGGCGGTACGACGACACCGACACCGCCCATGAGGGCGAAGCAGCGGATCACGGTCACCCGGTCCTCGAACCGGGCCTCGCGCAGATCGATCTCGCCGCCGCCCATGAACACGGCCGCGGTGAACTTGCGGCCCACGGTCCAGCCGCCCTTGCGGCCGAAGCCGCCCCAGAACGCGAACGCCCCGCCGGAGGTGGCCTTTCCCCGCCCGACCAGACCCGCCCAGCGGTCGCCGCCCTCGTGCCGGGCCGCGTCCCCGCCCGGCCTGCGGGCCAGGTCCGTCGTCGTCCCCGGGGCGGGCAGGTCGCGCACCAGCGGCGTCAACTCACCGTGTGTACGGGCCTGGTAGGCCGCACCGAGGCGTTCGTCGAACTCCTCCATGTCGAGCCGGCCCTCGGCCACGGCCTCGCGCAAGCGCTCGGCGACCTGTTCCCGCTCGGCATCAGAAGCGCGCGTCTCGCCCCGTTCATCGGTCATGTCAGCAGACTAGTAGCCGACGAGGCGCACGTCACACAGCCGATCGGTCCGCGTACATCTTGGCGATCACGGCCTCGATGTCCGGCTCCCGCACCGACAGGTCGACCAGCGGATACGCGGCCGCCACCCGCGCCACGAGCGGCGCCGCCGACTGCGTCGCGGGGAACGCCAGCCACTGCCGCGGCCCGTCCACCCGTACGACCCGGGCCCCCGGCGCCTCGATCGGCGGCAGCTCGCGCTCCAGGTCCACCACCAACGTCCGCTCGCTCTCACCGACTTCGTGCAGCCCGGCCAGCGAACCGTCGTACAGCAGCCGGCCGTGGTCGATGACCATCACCCGCTTGCAGAGCATCTCGATGTCCGTCAGGTCGTGTGTCGTGAGCAGCACCGTCGTGCCGCGCTCGGCGTTCAACTCCCGCAGGAACTCCCGCACCTTGGCCTTGGAGATCACATCGAGCCCGATCGTCGGCTCGTCCAGGTACAGCACCTCAGGATCGTGCAGCAGGGCCGCCGCGATGTCGCCGCGCATCCGCTGGCCCAGGGAGAGCTGTCGTACCGGTACGTCCAACAGGTCGGCCAGGTCGAGCAGTTCGACACAGCGCTCCAGATTGGCCCGGAACCGCGCGTCCGGGACGCGGTACATCCGGTGCATCAGCCGGTACGAGTCGATCAGCGGCAGGTCCCACCAGAGCGTCGTCCGCTGGCCGAAGACCACACCGATGCGCTGCGCGAGCCTCGTACGCTCCCGGGACGGATCGATGCCGGCGACCCGCAGCCGGCCCGCGCTCGGGGTCAGAATGCCGGTGAGCATCTTGATGGTGGTCGACTTGCCGGCCCCGTTCGGGCCGATGTAGCCGACCATCTCGCCGCGCGGCACCCGGAAGCTGATGCCGTCGACCGCCCGCACCTGGTGCTTCTCGCGGCGCAGCCGGCCGACCTTGCGCCGGACGTCGAAGACCTTCTCGATCCCGTCGAGTTCGATGAATTCCGCACCGCTCGTACCCATGCCCACTCCTCCTCGCCGTCGCCGTTCGATCCGTCTTCAGCTGCCGGTGCTGCGGTACGCCCGCAGCCCCGCCCGCCACAGCACACCGGCCAGCGCGCAGCACACCACCGCCACCACCGGGGGCAGGAACGCCACGAACTCCGGCAGCCCCAACGGGTCCTGCCTGTCGAGCACATACAGCGCCGGCAGCCAGTTGACGAAGGCCAGCGGCACCAGGAACGTCACCCCGCGCACCAGGTCCTTCGCGAACAGTCCCGGCGGGTACTGGAGCAGCGTCGTCCCGCCGTACGTGAAGGCGTTCTGCACCTGCGAGGCGTCCTGCGCCCAGAACTGGAAGGCCGCGCCGGCGACGAACACCGCACCGAAGATCACCGCGCCGCACACCACCATCATCGGCACCATCAGCACCCGCAGCGGCGTCCAGTCGACGTCCAGCACGGCGAGCGAGTAGCCCAGCACCAGCGCGCCCTGGAGCACCCGGCCGAACCGCCGCAGGGCGAACCGGTCGGCCGCCATCTGCGCGAGCACCGGCACCGGGCGCAGCAGCAGTGTGTCGAGCGTGCCGTCCCGCACCCGCGACCCGAGCCGGTCCATCGAGCCCACCGTCAGGTCGGTGAGACCGAACGCCACCGTCGACGTGCCGTAGAGGAAGGCGACCTCCTGCAGCGAGTAACCGCCCAGCGTGTCCACGTGGTTGAACATCAGCAGGATCGTCACGAAGTCGAAGGCCGTCGCGGCGAAGTTGCCGAACGCGGTCATCACGAACGACGCGCGGTACGCCATCGTCGACCGCAGCCACATCCTGACGATCAGCAGGTAGGCGCCGAGGCCGTCCCGCAGCGCGGCCCACCGCGTCGACCGGGGAACCCACACCTCACCGGCGGGCCCCGCCGCCCCCGCGACCCACTCGGTCGTTCCAGCCACTCCGGACTCAGCCACCCTGGACCACCACTCTCCTCGTCGCGACTCCTTGCAGCGCGCGCCCGGCCGCCAGCAGCGCCGCCGCCCACCCCGCCTGGAACGCGTACGCCCGGACCAGCTCCCACCCGGTGCTCTTGCCGAGGAAGACATCGGCGGGGATCTGGAGCATCGAGGCCCAGGGCAGGGCGCGCGACACCTCGCCCAGCAGCCCCGGAAAGAGCGTCAGCGGCAGCAGCATCCCGGAGAAGAACATCCCGGCGAGACCGGCGATCTGCGCCGCGCCGGCCCCGTCCAGCAGCCAGAACGCGGACAGCGCGACGAGGTAGCGGATCGCGAAGCTCACCACCACACCGAGGGCCACGGACAGCAGGAACGCCAGCCAGGTCAGCGGGTTCACCGGCAGCGCCAGCTCGAAGGCGAGCGAGCCGAGCACCATCGGTGCCACGCCCCGGCCGATCAGATGGAACGCGGCTCGGCCCAGATCGCCCGCCAGCCACCACAGTTGGAGATCGGCGGGCCGGTACAGATCGACGGCGATGTTGCCGGTGCGGATCCGCTCGATCAGTTCGTCGGCGAAGCCGCCGCCCATCATCTCGCAGGTCATCAGCAGGGCCTGGCCGAGCCAGACGAAGGTGATCGCCTGTGACAGGTCGTATCCGCCGAGTCGCGGCCGCTCGTGCCACAGCGCGATGTAGGTGTAGGTGATGATGAAACCGAAGACGGTGTTCGTGAACACGCCCGCGACCGTGGCCATCCGGTACGTCGCGTAGCGGCGGAACCCGCCCCTGGCCACCAGCCAGTACAGCCGCACGGCGCTTCCTCCCCCGGTCGAGGCCCCTGCGGACAGCGAAAAGCGCCCGTCCAGGCACCAAAGCGCACGAGCCTAGTCCGGCGGAGCCGAGCGGCGCGAGGGATTATCCGCCAGGTCACCCGTACGGGAATGCGGTGCGGCCCGGGGCGGATTCCTGCTCACCCGGGGCGGATTCGTGCTCAGCCGGGGCGGACTCCTGCTCACCCGGAGCTGATTCCTCCCCGCTGCCCGTGTTTCATCGCACTCGGCAGCGTTTCTTCAGGGTGTAACGCGATTCGCCTGATACGACACCGTTACGCCGGAGAGTGAACCGCCGGCGGCGGCCGAGGAGTCTTCCCACATATGAGCGACGAGCCACAGCAACAGGGGTGGGCCCCCCGGGACCCCACCGAGGGCGGGCCGGCGCCGGACCCGTCCGGCAAGGCCGGCAAGAAGGGCAAACGGCCGAAGCGCACCGGCTGGCGCCGGCTCTTCCCGACCTGGCGCATGTGGCTCGGCGGGATCGTCACCCTCGCCGTGATCCTCGTCATCGGCTTCATCGTGGGCTACAAGACCGTCGACATCCCGTCGGCCAACGCCGCAGCCACCGCCCAGTCCAACGTCTACCTCTACGAGGACGGCACCCAGATCGCCCGTGACGGCGAGATCAACCGCGAGAACGTCCAGCTCGCGCAGATCCCCAAGCACGTCCAGCGCGCCGTACTCGCCGCCGAGGACCGGGACTTCTACAACGAACCGGCCGTCGACCCGCAGGGCATGGCACGCGCCGCCTGGAACACCGTGACCGGCAAGGGCACCCAGGGCGGCTCCACCATCACGCAGCAGTACGTGAAGAACTACTACCTCGGCCAGGAACAGACCGTCCTGCGGAAGTTCAAGGAATTCTTCATCTCGATCAAGCTCAACCGCGAGCAGTCGAAGGCGGAGATCCTCCAGGGCTATCTGAACACCAGCTACTTCGGCCGCAACGCCTACGGCATCCAGGCGGCGGCCCAGGCGTACTACGGCAAGGACGTCGAGGACATCAGCACAGCGCAGGGCGCGTATCTCGCGTCACTGCTCAACGCGCCCAGCGAGTACGACGTCGTCGCCCACCCGGAGAACAAGGCCGCGGCGCTCGCCCGCTGGAACTACGTGCTCGACGGCATGGTGAAGGAGGACTGGCTCACCCAGGCCGACCGGGCGACGCTGACCTTCCCGACCCCCGGCAAGTTCAAGCCGTCGACGGCCGGACTCTCCGGACAGCGCGGCTACATCGTCCAAGCGGTCAAGGACTACCTCACCACCAACAAGATCATCGACGAGAACACCCTGGCCAGCGGCGGATACCGGATCGTCACCACGCTGGAGCGCAAGAAGCAGGACGCCTTCACCCAGGCCGTCACCGACCAGGTCACCTCGAAACTCGACCCGAAGAAGCGCAAGGCCGACCGCAACGTCCGCGTCGGCGGCGCCTCCGTCGACCCGGCGACCGGCAAGGTCGTCGCCATGTACGGGGGCATCGACTACACCAAGCAGTACGTCAACAACGCCACCCGCCGCGACTTCCAAGTCGGCTCCACCTTCAAGCCGTTCGTCTTCGCCTCGGCCGTGCAGAACCGGTCCGAGACCCAGGACGGCGCCCGCATCACCCCCAACACCCGCTACGACGGCACCAATCAGCGCATGGTGCAGGGCCCGGACGGACCGACCGGCTACGCGCCGTCCAACGAGGACGACGTGTCGTACGGCGACATCACCGTCAGCAAGGCCACCGACAAGTCCGTCAACGCCGTCTACGCGCAGATGGCCGAGGACGTGGGCCCGCGCACGGTCAAGGACACCGCAGTCGCCCTCGGGATCCCGGCGACCACCCCCGACCTGTCGGCCACCCCGTCCATCGCGCTCGGCCCGGCCACGGCGAGCGTCCTCGACATGTCCGAGGCGTACGCGACGCTCGCCAACCACGGCAAGCACGGCACGTACACCCTGGTCACCCGGATCAGCAAGAACGGCAGCGCGCTCAAGCTCCCCGAGCAGAAGACGCGGCAGGCGGTCAGCAGGCAGGCCGCCGACACGACGACGTCGATCCTGCGCAGCGTCGTCGAGAGCTCCGGCGGTACGGGTACGGCGGCGCAGAGCGCCGGGCGGCCCGCCGCCGGCAAGACCGGCACGGCCGAGGACGACAAGGCCGCCTGGTTCGCCGGGTACACCCCGGACCTCGCGACCGTCGTCGCCATCATGGGCGCCGACCCGGAGACCGCCAAGCAGAAGCCGCTGTACGGGGCGCTCGGCCAGGAGCGGATCAACGGCGGCGGCCCGCCCGCCCAGATCTGGGGCCAGTACACGGCCGACGCGCTCAAGGGCACGCCGGCGAGCACGTTCCACCTGAAGCTCCAGAAGGGCGCCCAGGCGACCCAGCCGCCCCCGGACAACGCGTCGGACGAGCCGTCCGACCCCGGCCAGACGCAGTCGCAGGACCCGGGGACCGGAGGCCGGACCGGCGGTGACACCGGCGACCAGACACAGGGCCAGACGGGCGGCGGCGACACCGGAACCCCGACCCAGGGCCAGACAGGAAGCCCCGACGGCGGCCAGACCGGCAGCCCCACCACCGGCGGCACCGACCCGACGGGCGGCGGTACGGCCGACGGCGGTACGGGGGACGGCGGCACCGGAGGCGACGGGGGCGGCGACACCGGCGGCGGGGGCAACGGCGGGAACGGCTCCGGGGGTGACGGGAGCGGCGGCAACGCCAACGAGGGACCGAGCACGGGAGGCGGCACCGGCGGCCTGCCGGGGCTGACCTTCTGACCCGCACGCGAAGGCGGGGCTGTCAGTGACCCGAGGTCGCTTTCAGCCCCACCACCGCCACCAGCAGCAGACAGACGAAGAAGATCCGGGCCGCGGTCACCGGTTCGTGCAGCACCACCATGCCGAGCACCGCCGCACCCGCGGCCCCGATGCCCACCCACACCCCGTACGCCGTACCGATCGGCAGCGTCTTCGCGGCCTGCGACAGCAACAGCATGCTCGCGACGATCCCGCCGGCGGTGAACACGCTCGGCCACAGCCGGGTG is from Streptomyces sp. NBC_00370 and encodes:
- a CDS encoding DUF445 domain-containing protein, which gives rise to MERTNPVEASRDGAPADAGTGEEAAEAPEVPGAPNSAGPGSVGPGSGGSGSGGSGPGSGRSGPGSGGPGPGGRSPLPAFSYTAADEEKRRGVRRMKTTATGLLLLVAVVYVLATWAKNSGVGGWPGYVAAAAEAGMVGALADWFAVTALFRYPLGVRIPHTAIIPNKKDQLGTSLGAFVGENFLSADVVRARLRALGIGGRLGAWLAEPDHADRVTAELSTALRGALTVLRDSDVQAVVGEAITRRANAAEVAPGIGKTLDKVVADGAHHRAVDLICSRAHDWLVMHGDSVMDAVQGGAPGWTPRFVDRKIGDRVYKELLRFLTEMRDMPAHPARGAIDRFLVDFAADLQSDAETKERVERLKSDLLSRPEVQDVIASAWSSVRAMIISAADDDHSELRLRARASLLSLGARLATDSRLQGKLEGWIEDAAAYVVSTYRSEITSLISDTVASWDADDTSKKIEAHIGRDLQFIRINGTVVGALAGLVIYSVTQALGA
- a CDS encoding SGNH/GDSL hydrolase family protein — translated: MTRRHGYALFGSLVGVVTLVCAAIFAGFTFLGPSPLRATDQSKNPGETHNRLSRAAPAASGAWVGSWAAAPAGAEPGLPNGLPGRSIRNVVHTSIGGTGARITFSNRFGSAPLMIGHASVAQQSQRSDPGSRSGGAQALTGTMRRLTFGRHAVVTVAPGRQIVSDPVRLRVPDDSDLLVTLYTPVAGGSVTYHAHAQQTSYLATGDRTEDAGGAAYTRPTTHWRYVTGVDVLNQRARGAVVTFGDSITDGQGSAQGRNHRWPDVLADRLRESRYGVLNEGIGGNQLLNDGLARGAGQSGLARFDSDVLDRAGVRTVVIDLGINDILRGQQRDPSRITAGLRALTRRAHAHGLRVVGSTLTPMGGHIGFDAGQRAVRDQVNAAIRAGGIFDSVVDFDKALRDPYAPDRLAPRYDSGDGLHPNDAGYEAMAHTVDLAQLTGKAAATQL
- a CDS encoding DUF1707 SHOCT-like domain-containing protein gives rise to the protein MTDERGETRASDAEREQVAERLREAVAEGRLDMEEFDERLGAAYQARTHGELTPLVRDLPAPGTTTDLARRPGGDAARHEGGDRWAGLVGRGKATSGGAFAFWGGFGRKGGWTVGRKFTAAVFMGGGEIDLREARFEDRVTVIRCFALMGGVGVVVPPDMDVEVTGWGFMGGFGESGSSAEGGISAGSPKVIVTGFALMGGVGVDRKLRQADKRRLKEQRERDRLEKKRSPRKEL
- a CDS encoding ABC transporter ATP-binding protein, with the translated sequence MGTSGAEFIELDGIEKVFDVRRKVGRLRREKHQVRAVDGISFRVPRGEMVGYIGPNGAGKSTTIKMLTGILTPSAGRLRVAGIDPSRERTRLAQRIGVVFGQRTTLWWDLPLIDSYRLMHRMYRVPDARFRANLERCVELLDLADLLDVPVRQLSLGQRMRGDIAAALLHDPEVLYLDEPTIGLDVISKAKVREFLRELNAERGTTVLLTTHDLTDIEMLCKRVMVIDHGRLLYDGSLAGLHEVGESERTLVVDLERELPPIEAPGARVVRVDGPRQWLAFPATQSAAPLVARVAAAYPLVDLSVREPDIEAVIAKMYADRSAV
- a CDS encoding ABC transporter permease, whose translation is MAGTTEWVAGAAGPAGEVWVPRSTRWAALRDGLGAYLLIVRMWLRSTMAYRASFVMTAFGNFAATAFDFVTILLMFNHVDTLGGYSLQEVAFLYGTSTVAFGLTDLTVGSMDRLGSRVRDGTLDTLLLRPVPVLAQMAADRFALRRFGRVLQGALVLGYSLAVLDVDWTPLRVLMVPMMVVCGAVIFGAVFVAGAAFQFWAQDASQVQNAFTYGGTTLLQYPPGLFAKDLVRGVTFLVPLAFVNWLPALYVLDRQDPLGLPEFVAFLPPVVAVVCCALAGVLWRAGLRAYRSTGS
- a CDS encoding ABC transporter permease — its product is MRLYWLVARGGFRRYATYRMATVAGVFTNTVFGFIITYTYIALWHERPRLGGYDLSQAITFVWLGQALLMTCEMMGGGFADELIERIRTGNIAVDLYRPADLQLWWLAGDLGRAAFHLIGRGVAPMVLGSLAFELALPVNPLTWLAFLLSVALGVVVSFAIRYLVALSAFWLLDGAGAAQIAGLAGMFFSGMLLPLTLFPGLLGEVSRALPWASMLQIPADVFLGKSTGWELVRAYAFQAGWAAALLAAGRALQGVATRRVVVQGG
- a CDS encoding transglycosylase domain-containing protein; this translates as MSDEPQQQGWAPRDPTEGGPAPDPSGKAGKKGKRPKRTGWRRLFPTWRMWLGGIVTLAVILVIGFIVGYKTVDIPSANAAATAQSNVYLYEDGTQIARDGEINRENVQLAQIPKHVQRAVLAAEDRDFYNEPAVDPQGMARAAWNTVTGKGTQGGSTITQQYVKNYYLGQEQTVLRKFKEFFISIKLNREQSKAEILQGYLNTSYFGRNAYGIQAAAQAYYGKDVEDISTAQGAYLASLLNAPSEYDVVAHPENKAAALARWNYVLDGMVKEDWLTQADRATLTFPTPGKFKPSTAGLSGQRGYIVQAVKDYLTTNKIIDENTLASGGYRIVTTLERKKQDAFTQAVTDQVTSKLDPKKRKADRNVRVGGASVDPATGKVVAMYGGIDYTKQYVNNATRRDFQVGSTFKPFVFASAVQNRSETQDGARITPNTRYDGTNQRMVQGPDGPTGYAPSNEDDVSYGDITVSKATDKSVNAVYAQMAEDVGPRTVKDTAVALGIPATTPDLSATPSIALGPATASVLDMSEAYATLANHGKHGTYTLVTRISKNGSALKLPEQKTRQAVSRQAADTTTSILRSVVESSGGTGTAAQSAGRPAAGKTGTAEDDKAAWFAGYTPDLATVVAIMGADPETAKQKPLYGALGQERINGGGPPAQIWGQYTADALKGTPASTFHLKLQKGAQATQPPPDNASDEPSDPGQTQSQDPGTGGRTGGDTGDQTQGQTGGGDTGTPTQGQTGSPDGGQTGSPTTGGTDPTGGGTADGGTGDGGTGGDGGGDTGGGGNGGNGSGGDGSGGNANEGPSTGGGTGGLPGLTF
- a CDS encoding DMT family transporter, translated to MAWVLLVVAGALEIAWSIGMKYTDGFTRLWPSVFTAGGIVASMLLLSQAAKTLPIGTAYGVWVGIGAAGAAVLGMVVLHEPVTAARIFFVCLLLVAVVGLKATSGH